ATCATATGCATGAGAAGCATAATTGTATTTCATAGGATTTCAAATGCTCATAGATATGAGATCAAAGACACCACACATGCATGGGCCCATGTGCAATCTCAACTACTATTTGCAAGTAAGAGAAATGGGTTAGTGCTGAGGTAGGTAGATCTAGagattttgttttgttgtgCCAAGCACAAACACAagcatcttatgtgctgatgtGATGCCATGACACAATCATACACCAGCTCTTATACGGAGCGCATATTGTGGGTGTATAGTAGTACACACATGCCAGCTTGGTGGTGATGGTGCTCTGGACGGCTTACCATATGAACACGCATGGGCTTCTAATGTGTTCATATATGCAAATCTCCCGGTCCCTGTTTCCCTGTTGCTGTACATGTATCTTTGAAAGCAGCGAATCCTGACATTTGTGGAGGAGAGCCTAGCCACGATCCAAGAAACACGACGAGAAGCCTCGCAATCGCTAATAAACAGCTCCTCAGTTTTTTTAGTAATTGTGTCCTCTCGCACTCGATCAGGTAATGAAGAATCCAAATTTGAAAAACAGAGAGAGCAACAGATCGAAGAACTTGTACGTTGAGTTTGTAGTCTGTTACTTGGCTTTCTACCTATATTGCTAAGATGGTATTATTCTTATAAATATATGATGGTGGATAGATTTGTTTATAACAATAGGATGATTGGAatgagtcttttttttttactttctaaATTATATCATCCTCTTTTTCCCTAAGCCTTATAATCCAAGGAAACATCATCACGCATGTCCATCGGCCTACCTTTTTAGAAGGCTTTCTGCAGCATCATTTccagtgaattttttttttgaacttcaACCCATCCAAACATGCCAAAACTTTGCTACAGAAATATGCCATTTTATATCGCTAGCTGAATGATAGCTACCCCATGAACTAGTTGACGAGGGCATGATTTTCTTGTGGGCATTTTCCACATTCTAGTTGTTTTTGAGAGGGATTGCCACAAGTTTTCATTGTGAAATAGTGCTGCAGAAATTGAGCTCAACAATATTTCAAGCCCTTTTTCCGTTAATTAAATTTCCAGCAAAATTGATTTGGCATTGACCGACAGGTAGTACTAGTTTCCCATACATGGTCACGTAGAATTCACATTGTGGCAATAAGTTCTTTGCTTCTAacaatctttctttttctgcagTATGTACCTGATAGTCGGTGACTACAACAAATTTTATAAACAATTCTAAAAGATAACTTATGCGGATCTAAACCTCATTGTCCATGGTTCTCGAACTTGTAAAGAAGCTACTAGGTAAAACTACAACTCTCTGAAATAAACtgcatatatgcatatatggaTGTTGTACCAGGTAACAACTAAAAAACAAAGAACAGTGCTTCCAGTAATACAGGCAACAAGAATTGTGGCTGTGAACAACCAAAGCGTCCAACAAAATCACACGTCCTCTTAACCAAAGGTCAAGTAGTCTACAAGCATCTACAAGATACGTCCAGCTAATCCCTGGGGAGAGGTGACGGAGACCTGCATCTGATGGCAATAAGATAGAAAATGACAGGGCTGACACCATGGTCTGGAACTAATCATGCATCCCTGGATTTTTCAGGGCCTGACTTGTCCCAATCCCTGGAATGAGTCCAAACCCCCCCAGTGAGAATGAGCAGTTTGTTGCTTGCAATTGCATTACATGCCTCACAAATCTGAGGGTGTGGAGGGGACCAGGCCAACACATGCTATTGTTACCAACCACTCCACATAACTCACCACCCAATCACATTGCCCAATCTTGAGGCTGCATATAAAGCCAACACAAGATCCAACTTCAATTCTGAATCTGGTCAGGATTGACTGCCGGATCTAGGTTTTGCTGGTACAGATCAGAGGTACAGCTCCTCtgtaaaaaaatatacataACATGGTAAAAATGGTAAGGTCTTGTGTTTACATTCCTCGTGCCATCTCTATCGGTGGTGCACAGTTTTATATTTATTTCTCATGTGATCCTAACTTTGCAAAGATAGATGTTCTGACTTTGAATGACAGTAATGTGAGTGCATACATTATTTGAGACAACTGGTGATGCTAATCTTAATCCAATGAACATGTGAGCATGAGATCCAAAACATTGCATGCCTAGTTGTCTGTTCAGTGATCCTTCTGATGTGCTGATCCAGAAATAACATTCAAAACCAACATGGCTACACAACCCCAATGGAGAGCACCAACAGCTGCACCATCCAACAGGGAGACTTGCATATATCGACATTTGCAGATCAAGAAACGCTTGCGCTATAAACATATGCTATCAAGGTATACATCAATGAATACCGACAGCGAAAATCCTACTGGATGTAGCACCGGAAGGGGGGCGCATAAGAATTTCAGCACTGCAAGCGAAGAATATAATAGCTGGGGCTTCTTATCTTGGtcctatccttttcttggcacTACATAGGAGCATCTTGGGGGCCTTTATCACATATGAACTCGATTGGCCTAAGTGACTTGGATTTGTTTGGCATGCCCACAGGGGCCCCACCATGACAGTAAAACTAATGACAGGAGAGAATCTTAaatcccctcccctccccctcctgccTCACCAGATTTGATACATATGCCTGTTGCTTCTCAGCAGGGCCAGAAGCTGTGCCTTTTGCCTAGCACTAGCTACCAGGAGATCTTCCTGTGAGAGGTGTCCAACAACTTCAGAGGAACCAGCAATTCAGCAGTGGGAGCTCCGAGGCAGAGGTGAGCTCAAGGCCCCTGTGATCTTCCTCGTTCTTGGCTTGTTTCTCTCTCATGATCCTCGCTGTTTCGAAGAACTGCTCTTCGGCTCTCATGAAGCATGCTGAAGCTTACAAAAACATTTCTTCGTTTGGTCTTCTTTCATGATCAAGGAGCTTTCGTTTCTATTTAGTTAAAAAGTTTAGCGTTGTTTCAGTTTGTGAAGAAATGAGGTGTTCTTCCGGTCGTTCTTCTTCATTCCTCTCGTCTTTTCAGAGTTTTCTTTCAGGAACGAATTCATCGGTAGTTTTTCTGAGGAAGTATGACGACACATATTGACATGCAGGCATAATTCTGTTAAAATTAGGATATATATACTATCTTTCCTTGCTTCTTCAAGAATTCTGTCTGCAATAATTAAGCATTAGTAGTACATCTTAAGGGAGTACCTATTCTAGCTTTCATTTTAGGCATAAAGATGCGGAGAAAAGTTTCTGTTCTGGTACCATTCTGTTAGTGGAGGACAACGTTGGTTACGTGCAGGAAGTGCAGACTGCCAAAGCTCTATATTTGTGGAAAAACAGAGAAATGAGAGGAAAGGAATACACGATCCATAAACAACACAACCTTGCATCTCTGATGGGACCTAAAAAATGCTTCCCAACTGCTGCTGTCCAAATTTATCACAGTGTTCAGCTAAAAATGTTTTAAAAAATAGCTCCAAGTTTAACCGTATGACCCACAAAGATAGCAAGTAGTTCCCTATAGTCTAACTGTATAAGGCTAATCCATTTTTTTATCCAGAATTTTGAGCCATTCTTCAGGGAGAAATAACTCATGTTTTCTCCAGATATATCTTATCAATATGCATAAGCACTAATCAGGCCAGTCCGATCCAAACTAATTTTCGGCATCGCAAATCAGTGTGGTTGCAGGTGTACAAGCACATAGGACGAATTGTCAATTAATATCTTATATTGTACATTGCATATAACCATAAAAATGTAGCACATTTATTATGATATCTTTGGATACTCATTCGCCTAACTGATGCAAATTAAATGCGTCATCATATCATGTACTTGACTTGGCCATTCTTGTCTGAGAAGCGCAAAATACTCCAAAGATGAATGAAAAAGATTCAGAAACTTCACTTGAAAGGGTGCTAACATCAGAAACTTCGATCTTTTGCAGGCACACCGTTCAGGGCAGTAAGCCGATACTTCTGCGTGGGTTGGGACTTGGGAAGAGATGGAGAAGGAACACATCAAGATGGCCATGCTGAAGCAAGAACAGACATTCAGACAGCAGGTACACCATGCTTTCCGATACTGCCTGCTCGGAGGTTTGTATCAATAAACCTTCATAAATGCTGAAATTATTCAATGATCTCTTCTTCAGGTTCATGAGCTGCACCGGGTGTACCGAGTTCAGAAGCAGCTGATGATGCAGATGCAGGTTACTGAGACGAAAAACTATTGCAACATAGCTGCCGACGGACAAACTGAATCAACAGTAAAGCTCGGTCGCCAACAATGGTGCGCTAGCTCAGGCGACAAGGAGGCTACACTGGCAGAAGACTTCAACCTGGAGCTGACTCTGGCAACAGGTACTGGAAGGAGGAAGCAAGAGAAGCCGTCCAACTCAGACTCCGAAGCAACAATATCGTCATCAACATCTGCAGAATCAGAGTCAGGGCGGAGATTTGTGCCTGAGAATGTAACCACCCTGAGGTTCCAGAATGAGAGCAATAGGCATGATGATAAGGTCATGCAGTCTCCTTGGCTCTACCAATGTTTAAGTCTCAAGATGGCATGAGGGAGTAGTTAGGGTTGGCATGAGAGTGCCTCAAGACTCAAAgctcaaacaaaaacaaatgcaTTGCTATATGTACATTACAAGCAAATTCGTTGCAACTTTAGAAGTGAGCtcaaaagaaacaaacatgatcaATAGTGTTTGGTCTCATTTGTCACAAAAAAATAAACAGGTTCACCTAATCACCTTACATCACCATAACTAGATACAGAGAATCTAGTTCAAAAAAGCTATAGCTTTTGAGGTGTAGGAAGATTCAAGACATGCTAGTATAATTCTGCCATCCAGACAAAGGCTTCAACCAAAAACATAGGCAGGTAGAAGCCCTGTGGACACTGTAACCTAAACTTAAAGCAAAGGATGCATAGGAAGGAATCCACTCTGTTTTTAGCATAAAGCTGTTGGTTGATAAAATGACAGATAACATCATAGTTCCACCAGACATCCATTAAGCCCACCTTGTACAAAGAATTGACTGATAATAGCCGTGTTGAGTTATTCGACAACAACTAGGTACTCGTGGCCACCTCCACATCTGCTTTCTTTAAGCTGGCCATATATGTTATATAGATGGTCCAAAGAAACGAGAATGAATTGCTCACCAGTGgctggggaaaaaataaaaacttaagATCAGAAATGTTGCTGAAAAAGCTTCGAGCAAAACAGATAGAATGTATCAGGAATTTAATTACCTGTAAATGAACAGGGACAAACTTGAAAGTAATAAAGTCACAAGCTGGCCAATATAAAATCCCACTTTTGATGGTCGGAACTAGGTCCCTCTTCAATCTTGCAATGATCTCAGGGACAGTCTCACCTGCGTATCAAATCAGAAAAGCCATTAAAGCGTATGGGTCCGCGTAACAAAATACTCCTAGTTTACAACACTAAGGTCTCGATTACTAAAGTTTTGGAGAGGGTGTACTGCATGTAAGCTTATCTGAATGCAATTTCTCCTATCATGCTCAACAGTACAAAGTAGGCATAGATGTTTACTACATGCAACCTTATCCTGAGACCAGTAGTACTGTGGTCCATGCTGCTAGGTCATAGACTTCACCAAAACTAAACTGAAATGACTAATTACAAACAGCATCAACCATGAGCTGTTCAAGACCATCAAAACATCTCAAGGCAAGTAGGTGGTAGGGGTGGCAGCAGAAACACTCATCAAGAAAGCGATAAACACATTTGAGTGTTTAAGTTTTAACTATGTTGGCAGACAGTAAAATTTAGTTAAAGCAGCTAAGGATGAAATTGAATAAACTCAGGCACAGACTGCAGTTTTTGGGTAGAAATCAGTGCACTTATGACAAAACTGACTCACAGATAGTTGTGACTTCAAAGATATGTTGAAAAGTAAacaagcaaaaacaaaaaagtgcAGTTTAACACTTAATATCCCTGTGCAAATTGTCAATATCTACATCTGACTGACATGGATGACCAATCAAACAAGCAAAAGAGGTTTGGAAGAATACTAATTCTAAAAGGCATTAAAGTCATGTTGATCCCTGAGGAAAGTGCGCTGGTTGTACCATGATTTTTACAATTTTCACACTGCTAATTATGCACTGAAAGTTGGTCATTGTCATTCTTACTCTAATGTTCTAGCGTACCAAATACATTCAATAACCAAGTGAGGATTTTGATTCAGATGACAGCAAACTGAAAGTACGACTGGTTGGATATTTGCAAAAGCTCAGTCCTCAACACTACAGTGAATGTGATGCAAGTTCCTCAATTCTGTTTGCAGGTCTCATACATTCAGAAAATTCATTTCTGTATAGCCTATAGAGTTGTACCTTTGGTTGCGTTAATTACATCTACGAAGACCCAGAGCACAGTAGGTAGCAAGTTAAGCAAAAACTCACGTGAggttaaaaattcaaatatgaaaaGACCGCAGTGCATAAATTTGACCTTAGAGAGTTATCTAGTCGAACTTCAGAATGATTCTTGTATATACAAATCAGTAAACATAAAAGGTATCAAAGATTTATAAGGAGTTTGAGCCATTAGTCACCTGTCCACCAAGATTGGAATAGGAAATAACTATAAAAGAGTTTTGTGAAGTAATCAGGTCAGATCAAATATGCTAACACAACTTCATGCCCACGGTCATTTCTCATTCACATAAACATAAAACATAATATAAAAGGGGTACAGGTTTAACATAAATGCAGTCCTGTTCACAGATGGATAGCTACCTTTCCTTTACATAATGCAGACAGAACAATTAATGCTAACATGTGCGGCGCCGGTAGTTTGTATCCTACATTAATATTTGCATCttacaaaaaaaatcataaaaacaAGAACACAAGATATTACTGATGTGATTTTGAACAATTGGACCGCTTTGGTAACAAGATTATTGTAAATATCTTCATGTATTTACAGATAATCAAATAGAAGACACATAGTTTCTTTTCATGGGAGCAGGGAACGAGTCTTTAAAAAATTTGAACTCAGTGACCAATGCCAACTCAAACCCATATTCTCAGTTTTTTTAAGATAAACAAGTAAGAGTTATATACAGATAAAAATTTAGTAAAAACTGCAAATCAAGCATGCTGTATGCTGGTATAATCATTTGTGCTAGTGCATCATCAAAACAGAGTAATGGTCAGCACCGGAAACAGCAAAGGCGAGAGTTAATAGGGTAGCATTATCAAGATACAGTAAGAAAACCATCACCCAAGAGAATTCCTGAAATTCAACAAATGCCTTTGCACGACTCGGCCAGAACAAGACGCCCAGAAAATCATTTCAGAGTATCTCAGACATGTTTATATGAAGGTATGTGAGCAAATAGTACCTTGTAGTCCTGCATTATACGAGAAGAAAACTGAGTTGATAATTGGTCCATATACTGCTTGCCCTAGAAACATCTTCTTCAATGTATTCACTACATCCTTTTTTGGGAACACTTTCGAGATAAAGTTGAACCAAAGATGGAGGGTAGGTCCTGAGATCAGCAACCCATAACTAGCCATACGCATGGTCCTAAGAAAATCAAGTGATTCCTCAGGACCAAGTGTGAACATCTGATGAAGAAATAGCAAAAACAAATGAAACTGTGTGAGAAGCAACATCTAGCCATATATATTAAAATAACAACCAGCATACATAGCAGCGAGAAGTCCAGCCAAGGGATACTATGACTGAAATGATCTTTCTTTTTATGAAACAAAATGTTCAGATACAATTCGATAGGGCAAACAAATATAAGACTATTGACGGCAAAAGTGATACTGCATTCTGTAGCCTGTTTCCTTGAGTATTTGGAAAAAGTAAGTACTGCTATACTTGTATGATAAATTATAGCTATGGATTGACTGAAATGGCATACATAACTCTAAATCAGCTTGACCAAATATTTAAATGGCTCTCCACTATACAGCTAACAGACATGTAAATGAAGGTAGACTTTCAGAATGATGCAGAGCATTACCATAATAGCTGACATGATTAAAGCGTACCATTTCTCACGGATTGTACATATTTGGGGGAGAGGTATCCAATCTGTTTGCATATACTTTTTGGTAGATTAATGGTTCTAGACATAGTTGAAACGGTTAAACTAGTTATAACTTACAACCAATCGCCGTGACAACTACGCTATCAATACCAACAGCAGTTTATAATCCACCACGCTGAATTCTACAGATGACAATGTAGCACAAATCCTACCACGCAGAATCTATCGATCGATGTGGGATGACCCAAGCCCCTATTTCCGCGAGATCGGAAAATAAACGTTGTGTTTTTGCGCGCCACCGGGTAAAGGACAGAAGAAGAGCCCCGACCTGGGAGGTGAGGTCCGCGGCGGTGAAGATGGTAGCGGCGGTGACGCTCTTGGTGAGCACGGGCCGCGCGTCCAGGAGGCCGAGGTACCACCCGACGACGCCCGCCCCGGCGGCCCCTACCGCGCCAGTCTTTCTGCTCGGGGGCCCGAAGGAGGAGCCCACGGGGCCCgggcgcgccggcggcagcgggaggGGGGCGTTTGGCGGCGGCTTGGAGGAGATGAGGTGGGAGCGGAGGTGGGACCAGGGCGAGGGGCTGGGCCCGTGCGGGCTGCGGCGGatcgggaggaggaggcgcccgcCGGCGTGgaaggctccggcggcggccatggcggcggcggcggttgggtTCGTGGACGCCCGGCGGTTGCGGGGGGTTTTTTAGAGGGTTTGTACCCTTGTGGGGACTGGGGAGCGAGGGGAAAGCGGATGCGGGGGGGCCCACGCGTCAGTCTCTCGCCCTCCTCTAAAGTTGGAATGTCTTCCAAGAAAGAACGGCTTAAAGAATTTGCCGTGGTTTGATTTTTGTAATATCGCAAATCTTTTTCATCCTCCAATCCGTTCGAAACACGCTACTAAATTAATTTTAATTTGAAGAGGGATACGAATGAAAGTGAAGGCAGCAATAGAATTCGTGTTCGTTGTTCCCCACTTCTCCTAACATGTGTCAGGTCTCGTGTTCGTCGTGcccttttgtattttttttaatttttatttataaatacaCAAAAAAAACCATGTCAGCTTGCGAGATGTTCCACTTAAACACACAAGTGTCGGCGAGATATACCACACTTAAAGGAactttatttttctaaaaataaatgGACAATAATATCCAAAATATGATTTTGATATGACTAGGAATTAGTTTAAATAATCCGCTATAGGATCACTAATCAAAACTATAAATTTTCACTGATACATCTACGCTCGCTATAGCCATTACATTTGAGTATTTGACCCCCTTTTTCAGCTGCAATACATATGCtaaaatgttaaaaaaaaaagagcaactTTATATTTCCAGACATGTGTTGTGTTTTTTACACTCCTTTTTTaccaaaaaaatatatcatattTATAAACATTAAAGTCGTCACATGATTAATACTAAGCGAGTTTATAAGTCAATAAACATTTTAGTTAGCAAAATGTTCATATATAGTGACTTGAATGAGTACTGAATTTGAATGTAAAATAATGCAACCCGCATAAATTTTAAATAACCAATTCCATCTTTAAAAGGAAATACGTTTCCCACAATCATCAACTTCTATGATCAACATTCACAGAATTATTGAGCTTTAGCTTCGGGTTTGAATTTCAAAGTCCCAAACTCTCTTTCACTGTTCAGCACTATCTTTGATGTTAACATTgaaggactaaaatttatgtggCCAAAAATTTAAATCAGCCCACTGCAATTACTTCTGCTGGCTGTTCTTTGCTGTGATGATTACGATTCGAAACACTGCGTATGATATATCCATCTCTGTTGTTATCAACGGACATGTACCACTTCTCTTACCTTCAAAAAATAACAATGAAATGAGTTGAA
This sequence is a window from Setaria italica strain Yugu1 chromosome III, Setaria_italica_v2.0, whole genome shotgun sequence. Protein-coding genes within it:
- the LOC101763492 gene encoding uncharacterized protein LOC101763492, producing the protein MEKEHIKMAMLKQEQTFRQQVHELHRVYRVQKQLMMQMQVTETKNYCNIAADGQTESTVKLGRQQWCASSGDKEATLAEDFNLELTLATGTGRRKQEKPSNSDSEATISSSTSAESESGRRFVPENVTTLRFQNESNRHDDKVMQSPWLYQCLSLKMA
- the LOC101763087 gene encoding PXMP2/4 family protein 3-like codes for the protein MAAAGAFHAGGRLLLPIRRSPHGPSPSPWSHLRSHLISSKPPPNAPLPLPPARPGPVGSSFGPPSRKTGAVGAAGAGVVGWYLGLLDARPVLTKSVTAATIFTAADLTSQMFTLGPEESLDFLRTMRMASYGLLISGPTLHLWFNFISKVFPKKDVVNTLKKMFLGQAVYGPIINSVFFSYNAGLQGETVPEIIARLKRDLVPTIKSGILYWPACDFITFKFVPVHLQPLVSNSFSFLWTIYITYMASLKKADVEVATST